The Candidatus Nanopelagicales bacterium genomic sequence GAGCCCCGACTTTTGTTCGATCAACGCACCTTCGTACTCATTGCTGAATAGATACTTCGCACCCTCAATCAATGGCGCAATATCTTCGCCATCCATGAAGGCAAGCTGCTGACTTGGATCAGCAGCGAAGTCATAGCCGCGGTCACGGCACTCTTGGGTATGACGTGCCATCGCTCCTGGGTCGTTCGCGCCGATGAGCACTACATCTGCCCCACCGACGCGATCAACAATCGGCCGCAACTCAATGTTTGCAGCTTCTTGCATCGCGCCTGGGTAGAACGAGGCGATCTGGTTTTGTTCAGTATCTGTTGTGCAGATGAATCGCGCGGTGTGATGAAGCTCTGAGACATGCACGCCGGATGTGTTCACTCCATGGCGTTCAAGCCAAGCTTGATACTCTGCAAAATCAGCACCAACAGCTCCTACAAGCACTGGATTCAAACCTAGGCGTCCCATACCAAAAGCAATATTGGGCGCAACACCACCGCGTCGAACTTCAAGGTCATTCACCAAGAATGAAACAGAGATTTTGTCGAGTTTGTCTGCGACGAATGACTCGGTGAACTTCCCGGGAAACGTCATCAGGTGGTCAGTAGCAATAGATCCAGTTACGAGGATGGCCATGTGGCAGGACTGTAGTCAATGAACCGGGCATACTTTCGCCATGCGCACACGTTCCGCGATTCTCATCGCTTCGGCAACAATGCTCACCGCTGCCACTGTTGCTGGATGCAGCTCCCAAGACACCTCTGCAGCGACAAATCTCGTAGGTACTTGGAGTGGCACCTACTCCTACCCAAGCGTGACTCATGGCACTGAAACATCATCGTTATCGATCGTGATCACCAAGCAAGAAGGTGTGCTGCTCTGGGGAACTGAGAAGTGGACCAACCAAGGCAACAACCTAGAAGCCGCACTTGTGGGTTCCGCCGCTCCCTCAAATGGTCAAATTACCTTGGCCGAGGTAGGTGGCTCCTTCAATGGCTTTGTCCAAGACAGCACAATGAGTTTGCAGTTCGTTCGCACGGATGACCCACCAACAGCGTTCTACGTGACCCTGACTCGCACATCGTTGTAAAGAGACGGAGAAAGTGGTGTGGGGCAAGACCATTGGCCTTGCCCCACACCACTTAACTTCTCAGGTCTACTTCTTAACTTCTCAGGTCTACTTCGCCCACTTCGCGGTGAGGTTGATGCCAAGTTGCGAAACCGCGGTGATCTCCGCTGGCGTGAACTTTTCCTGAGGATTCACATAAGCGGTCGTTGCGATGATGACGTTGCCAGTTTGTGAGTACAGCGTGAAAGCAGACGTCTTATCGTTGTAACGCGGGATAGAGCTTTCGAAATTTGATTGATCCATTACGTAGAAATTCTGGTAAATCGCTCCGGGATTCGAACCGGTCGTCCAGGTTTCTGTGATCTTGCTGGTGGTGTCGGTTCCATTTTGAGCCGTTGTTGAACCGTCGCACTTCTTCGAACCTGCATAAAGGGAGTTGTAGGCAGCAAGCGCATCTTTCGCGCTCGCGTACTCATACACATGCTCCGTCACCGAGGTGTATGCATTGCCATTCTTGGTTTCGATGTCAACAACTGGCTGATTCTTTGGTGCCGGTTGTGAATACAACGTCACGCCAGCGGCATTCGAGCACAACCAAATTGACTTGTCGGGGCTTGCTGAATTGAAGTCGTAGTTCTTCGCCTTACCGAAAACCGAAGGCACCTCTTTCTTTGACAACATCTTTGAGGCAACTGACGGCGCAGCCATCGCTGCAGGTGCGAGCACTGAAGCAACTGCGAATGCAGCGGAGGTTGCCAAGAGTGCGGTGCGCTTGCGTGACATAAATCTTCTCCCTGAAATGCAATGAAGGGCCCGCATTCGCGGACCCTTCAAGGTTAAATCTTTTCGTTCAGGTTTAGCTGAATGAATCGCCGCATGCACAGGAACCGCTGGCATTTGGATTGTCGATCGTGAAGCCCTGCTTCTCGATGGTGTCAACGAAGTCGATGGTTGCACCATTGAGGTACGGAGCGCTCATGCGGTCAGTGACCACGGCAACGCCTTCGAAATCCTTGTTGACATCGCCATCAAGCTTGCGGTCATCAAAGAAGAGTTGGTAGCGAAGTCCTGAGCATCCACCTGGCTGCACGGCAACGCGCAGTGCAAGGTCATCGCGACCTTCGGATTCAAGAAGGGCCTTGACCTTCGATGCAGCGGTCTCAGTGAGCACGATGCCGTCAGTCGTTGGCGCCTCAATGGTGACGTCAGTGGTCATGGCGGTCCTTCCGTAGGTTGGTAAAGAGGAGTCTATGTCAGGTCTAACAACCCAACTTCACATCCCATTCCCATTTTTGGCAACGAATGTGGACAATATGCAGATGACCGAACTCGGGCTCGAGCCCAAGCCAACGCCTTTGGCACTGCTTCTCCTTGGCCGCGATGCGGATCCTGACAGCGAAAAAGGCGTGGAATGTCCAGGTTCACTCCCCCAAGCCTCTGATCCAGACCTGGTGGCGCGAGCTGGCGCCGCTAAAGCAAGGTTAGGTAATCGGGTCTTTATTTTGGGTCACCACTACCAGCGCAATGAAGTCATCGATTTCGCTGACGTAACCGGAGACTCCTTCAAGTTAGCTCAACAGGCCGCGGCACATCCCGAAGCTGAATACATCGTGTTTTGTGGTGTGCACTTCATGGCCGAAAGCGCCGATATCCTCACCTCAGCCTCACAAGCCGTGGTCCTGCCCGACATGGCCGCCGGATGCTCAATGGCAGATATGGCAGCAATCAACCAGGTCGAAGCCTGTTGGAAGACCTTGCAAGAAGCAGGCATTGCAGATGTCACCGTGCCCATCACCTACATGAACTCAACTGCCGCTATCAAGGCATTCACCGGGCGTAACGGCGGCGCTGTTTGTACATCGAGCAACGCAAAGCGCAGCCTTGAATGGGCCTTTGAACAGGGCGAGAAAGTGTTGTTCCTTCCAGACCAGCACTTAGGACGCAACACCGCAGTTATGGACTTGGGTTTTAGCCTTGAAGACTGCGTCATCTTCAATCCACTTCTACCCAACGGTGGCGTGAGTGCCGAAGAACTTCGCGCAGCCAAAATGATTTTGTGGCGTGGCCACTGCTCGGTTCATGCACGGTTCACTGCCAAGGCAATTGCCGATGTTCGAGCACAAGTGCCTGGTGTGAACGTGATCGTGCATCCAGAATGCGCCTATGAAGTGGTCGCAAACGCCGACGTCGTCGGTTCCACTGAGGCCATCATTGCCACAATTGCAGCGGCTGAACCTGGCACTGCGTGGGCGGTTGGCACTGAACTGAACTTGGTGAAGCGATTGGCTCAAGACAATCCAGACAAGCAGATCGTGTTCCTTGATCACTCCGTGTGTTTCTGCGCAACTATGAACCGCATAGATCTTCCGCACCTGGTGTGGGCCCTTGAATCCTTAGCCGATGGCAACTTGGTCAACCAGATCATCGTTGACCCCGATACCGCTCATTGGGCCAAAGTTGCCCTTGATCGCATGCTTGCCCTTCCCGGCCCGTCAACTGTGCGTGACTAACCAGCTACGCTGAACACATGTTTGGAAACAAATCAGAATCTGCACAAACTCCGGCTTCGAGTACGGAAGAGTCCGCCAGCGGTAAAGGCCGACCAACTCCAAGCCGCAAGGATGCAGAAGCGGCTCGCAAGATTCGCGCCAAGGTTCCCAACAATCCCAAGGAAGCCAAGAAGGCTGCACGCGATCGCGCCCGCCAAGATCGCGAACGCTCACGTCAAGGAATGATGGCGGGCGATCAGCGCTACTTGCAGGCACGCGACCAAGGGCCAGGCAAGGCCTTTACCCGCGACTTTGTAGATTCACGATTTGCGCTGGCTGAGTACTTCATCGTTGTTGCAGTTGCAGTGCTCGTTCTTGGTTTCGTGCCAGTTACAGCAATTCAATTTTGGGTCACCATCATCTTCTTTGCCTTTACAGCAATTATGGTCATCGACGTCATCATCATGGTGGTCTTGCTCAACAAAGCAGCAACGAAAGCCTTGCCAAATCCTGCTGACCGTAAGGGGCTAACTCTCTACGCGATTTTGCGCGTGATGCAGTTCCGTCGCTTACGCCTTCCACCTGCACGCGTTCGTCGCGGTGGCGCACCTAAGTAACTGCTACTCAGCTGGACGCAAACTCATCGGGCCGTACACAACCGTTGCACCATTGAGCAAAGACACCTGCTCAACACCCTCATCAAGCAACTCTTGCCAATTCTCACCGATCCAAGATTCTGCATCGCTTTGCGTTGGGAATGACGAATCATTGGCCAAGATTGATTCTGCGCTTGAGCCATCGGCGCGTTGGGTTTGCCAGGTC encodes the following:
- a CDS encoding carbohydrate kinase family protein produces the protein MAILVTGSIATDHLMTFPGKFTESFVADKLDKISVSFLVNDLEVRRGGVAPNIAFGMGRLGLNPVLVGAVGADFAEYQAWLERHGVNTSGVHVSELHHTARFICTTDTEQNQIASFYPGAMQEAANIELRPIVDRVGGADVVLIGANDPGAMARHTQECRDRGYDFAADPSQQLAFMDGEDIAPLIEGAKYLFSNEYEGALIEQKSGLSTSDLAAMVEIRVTTLGAQGARIHRRGAEPVFVGVCTPERIADPTGVGDAFRSGYLTGIQWGLGDERAAQVGSLMATYVIETVGTQEYTFTRESFLDRLAQNYGDAAAADVSAHVVVS
- a CDS encoding iron-sulfur cluster assembly accessory protein — translated: MTTDVTIEAPTTDGIVLTETAASKVKALLESEGRDDLALRVAVQPGGCSGLRYQLFFDDRKLDGDVNKDFEGVAVVTDRMSAPYLNGATIDFVDTIEKQGFTIDNPNASGSCACGDSFS
- the nadA gene encoding quinolinate synthase NadA, producing MSGLTTQLHIPFPFLATNVDNMQMTELGLEPKPTPLALLLLGRDADPDSEKGVECPGSLPQASDPDLVARAGAAKARLGNRVFILGHHYQRNEVIDFADVTGDSFKLAQQAAAHPEAEYIVFCGVHFMAESADILTSASQAVVLPDMAAGCSMADMAAINQVEACWKTLQEAGIADVTVPITYMNSTAAIKAFTGRNGGAVCTSSNAKRSLEWAFEQGEKVLFLPDQHLGRNTAVMDLGFSLEDCVIFNPLLPNGGVSAEELRAAKMILWRGHCSVHARFTAKAIADVRAQVPGVNVIVHPECAYEVVANADVVGSTEAIIATIAAAEPGTAWAVGTELNLVKRLAQDNPDKQIVFLDHSVCFCATMNRIDLPHLVWALESLADGNLVNQIIVDPDTAHWAKVALDRMLALPGPSTVRD
- a CDS encoding DUF3043 domain-containing protein; this encodes MFGNKSESAQTPASSTEESASGKGRPTPSRKDAEAARKIRAKVPNNPKEAKKAARDRARQDRERSRQGMMAGDQRYLQARDQGPGKAFTRDFVDSRFALAEYFIVVAVAVLVLGFVPVTAIQFWVTIIFFAFTAIMVIDVIIMVVLLNKAATKALPNPADRKGLTLYAILRVMQFRRLRLPPARVRRGGAPK